Proteins encoded together in one Streptomyces umbrinus window:
- a CDS encoding trp operon leader peptide produces MYAVTQGFAWGKVRRMFAHSIQNWWWTAHPAAH; encoded by the coding sequence ATGTACGCCGTCACACAGGGTTTCGCATGGGGTAAGGTGCGGCGCATGTTCGCGCACTCGATCCAGAACTGGTGGTGGACCGCTCATCCGGCGGCCCACTGA
- the macS gene encoding MacS family sensor histidine kinase yields the protein MAKRERVMRMSVEQPLWRALTGYRVLTMFYAIGLFATHYGSFVRPEVAIGYYLVLIAWTFGTLPRVANAASCTKRFLAADLTIALTGILLTPVADAHDRIVDGGPTLPSIWTAGSVLAFAIKGGWRWAAFASALVGVANVVQRGALSQDTLHNVLLVWVASIAIGYVVEVARASERTLARALEIEAATRERERLARDIHDGVLQVLAMVQRRGATLGGEAAELGRLAGEQEVALRTLVSGGLVPVSRVSEDEAEGALVRAVDEPDPDGGGPCDLRSLLAPYATAKVTFSAPGTPVPLDPAAAKELAAAVGAALDNVHRHVGAEARAWILVEDEPDEVIVTVRDDGPGIPEGRLAQAEGEGRLGVALSIRGRLREIGGTAELISVPGQGTEVELKVPKSDVTDVKDPKGPRGKAEQR from the coding sequence ATGGCCAAGCGCGAGAGAGTCATGAGAATGTCGGTCGAGCAGCCGCTGTGGCGTGCGCTGACCGGATACCGCGTCCTGACGATGTTCTACGCGATCGGCCTCTTCGCCACCCACTACGGCAGCTTCGTCCGTCCCGAAGTGGCCATCGGCTACTACCTGGTGCTCATCGCGTGGACCTTCGGGACCCTGCCCAGGGTGGCCAACGCGGCCAGCTGCACCAAGCGCTTCCTCGCCGCCGACCTGACCATCGCGCTCACCGGCATCCTCCTCACGCCGGTCGCGGACGCCCACGACCGGATCGTGGACGGCGGCCCGACCCTCCCGTCGATATGGACCGCGGGTTCCGTGCTGGCGTTCGCGATCAAGGGCGGCTGGCGCTGGGCGGCCTTCGCCTCGGCGCTCGTCGGCGTCGCCAACGTCGTCCAGCGCGGCGCGCTCAGCCAGGACACCCTCCACAACGTGCTGCTCGTCTGGGTCGCCTCCATCGCCATCGGATACGTCGTCGAGGTGGCCCGTGCCTCCGAGCGCACCCTCGCCCGCGCCCTGGAGATCGAGGCCGCGACCCGCGAGCGCGAGCGGCTCGCCCGCGACATCCACGACGGCGTCCTCCAGGTGCTGGCCATGGTGCAGCGACGCGGTGCCACGCTCGGCGGAGAGGCCGCGGAACTGGGCCGCCTCGCCGGCGAGCAGGAGGTCGCGCTGCGCACACTGGTCTCGGGCGGGCTCGTACCGGTCTCACGCGTGTCGGAGGACGAGGCCGAGGGCGCCCTGGTGCGCGCGGTGGACGAGCCGGACCCGGACGGCGGCGGCCCCTGCGACCTGCGCTCGCTGCTCGCCCCGTACGCCACCGCGAAGGTGACCTTCTCCGCGCCGGGCACCCCGGTGCCGCTCGACCCGGCCGCCGCGAAGGAGCTGGCCGCCGCCGTCGGCGCCGCCCTGGACAACGTCCACCGGCACGTGGGCGCGGAGGCCCGCGCGTGGATCCTGGTCGAGGACGAGCCGGACGAGGTGATCGTGACCGTGCGCGACGACGGCCCCGGCATCCCCGAGGGCCGGCTCGCCCAGGCCGAGGGGGAGGGCCGCCTCGGCGTGGCCCTGTCGATCCGCGGACGGCTGCGCGAGATCGGCGGCACGGCCGAGCTGATCTCGGTGCCGGGCCAGGGCACGGAGGTCGAACTGAAGGTCCCGAAGTCGGACGTGACGGATGTGAAGGACCCGAAGGGTCCACGGGGGAAGGCGGAACAGCGATGA
- a CDS encoding 6-phosphofructokinase: MRVGVLTGGGDCPGLNAVIRGIVRKGVQEYGYDFTGFRDGWRGPLEGDAVRLDIPAVRGILPRGGTIIGSSRTNPLKVENGIRRIKENLAKLEVDALIAIGGEDTLGVAARLTDEYGVPVVGVPKTIDNDLSATDYTFGFDTAVGIATEAIDRLHTTAESHMRVLVCEVMGRHAGWIALHSGLAGGANVILIPEQRFDVDQVCAWVTSRFKASYAPIVVVAEGAMPKDGDMVLKDGSLDSFGHVRLSGVGEWLSKEIERRTGKEARTTVLGHVQRGGTPSAFDRWLATRFGLHAIEAVRDGDFGKMVALQGTDIVRVPIAEATARLKTVDPRLYEEVGVFFG; this comes from the coding sequence ATGCGGGTCGGAGTACTGACCGGAGGCGGCGACTGCCCCGGGCTCAACGCCGTCATCCGGGGCATCGTCCGCAAGGGCGTGCAGGAGTACGGCTACGACTTCACCGGCTTCCGGGACGGCTGGCGGGGGCCCCTGGAGGGCGACGCCGTCCGGCTCGACATCCCCGCCGTGCGGGGCATCCTGCCCCGCGGCGGCACCATCATCGGCTCCTCGCGCACCAACCCCCTCAAGGTCGAGAACGGCATCCGCCGGATCAAGGAGAACCTCGCCAAGCTGGAGGTCGACGCGCTCATCGCGATCGGCGGCGAGGACACGCTGGGTGTCGCCGCGCGTCTGACGGACGAGTACGGCGTCCCGGTGGTCGGCGTCCCGAAGACCATCGACAACGACCTCTCCGCCACCGACTACACCTTCGGCTTCGACACCGCCGTGGGCATCGCGACCGAGGCGATCGACCGGCTGCACACCACCGCCGAGTCGCACATGCGGGTGCTCGTCTGCGAGGTGATGGGGCGGCACGCGGGCTGGATCGCGCTCCACTCGGGCCTCGCGGGCGGCGCGAACGTCATCCTCATCCCCGAGCAGCGGTTCGACGTCGACCAGGTCTGTGCGTGGGTGACCTCGCGCTTCAAGGCCTCGTACGCGCCGATCGTGGTCGTCGCGGAGGGGGCGATGCCGAAGGACGGCGACATGGTCCTCAAGGACGGGTCGCTGGACTCCTTCGGGCATGTCCGGCTCTCCGGGGTGGGGGAGTGGCTGTCCAAGGAGATCGAGCGCCGCACGGGCAAGGAGGCCCGCACGACGGTCCTCGGTCACGTCCAGCGGGGCGGTACCCCGAGCGCCTTCGACCGCTGGCTGGCCACCCGCTTCGGCCTCCACGCCATCGAGGCCGTCCGGGACGGCGACTTCGGCAAGATGGTCGCCCTCCAGGGCACCGACATCGTCCGAGTCCCCATCGCCGAGGCCACGGCCCGCCTGAAGACGGTGGACCCCCGCCTCTACGAGGAGGTAGGAGTCTTCTTCGGCTGA
- a CDS encoding anthranilate synthase family protein, producing MNLLDLLDDPRPFALLRRRTPGHDHDTVELLLGPVTEYERLADIPEGLALIPYRQIRERGFDVRDDGTPLAVLTPEESYELSLEQALSELPAHDVRVEGGGFDVADEAYAEIVGRVLHEEIGRGEGANFVIRRTYEGGIPGFGRADALALFRRLLVGERGAYWTFVVHTGERTLVGASPEVHVRMSGGTVVMNPISGTYRYPAEGPTPEDLLEFLADGKEIEELSMVVDEELKMMCTVGDMGGVVIGPRLKEMAHLAHTEYELRGKSSLDVREVLKETMFAATVTGSPVQNACRVIERYEVGGRGYYAGALALIGRDSGGAQTLDSPILIRTADIDGGGRLRVPVGATLVRGSDPASEVAETHAKAAGVLAALGVRPGRPGAEKVRASLADDPRVRAALDGRRAALAPFWLRMQERSAELEGHALVVDGEDTFTAMLAHLLRSSGLGVTVRRYDEPGLREAVLAHEGPLVLGPGPGDPSDTTDPKMAFLHGLTAEVIRCHRHGVLGVCLGHELIAAELGLETVRKEVPYQGAQTDIDLFGRTETVGFYNSFVARCDDEEAVELAAHGVEVSRSGAGEVHALRGPGFAGVQFHPESVLTLRGTDVVRELVAQVCAGAGAGTFSERRPSV from the coding sequence ATGAATCTGCTCGACCTGCTGGACGATCCCCGCCCGTTCGCCCTGCTCCGCCGCCGCACGCCGGGACATGATCACGACACCGTCGAGCTGCTGCTCGGCCCGGTCACCGAGTACGAGCGGCTGGCCGACATCCCCGAGGGCCTCGCCCTGATCCCGTACCGCCAGATCCGGGAGCGCGGCTTCGACGTCCGCGACGACGGCACCCCGCTCGCGGTGCTCACCCCTGAGGAGTCGTACGAACTGTCCCTGGAGCAGGCCCTGTCGGAGCTGCCCGCGCACGACGTGCGGGTCGAGGGCGGTGGCTTCGACGTCGCGGACGAGGCGTACGCGGAGATCGTCGGGCGGGTGCTGCACGAGGAGATCGGGCGGGGCGAAGGCGCGAACTTCGTCATCCGGCGGACGTACGAGGGCGGGATCCCGGGGTTCGGACGGGCCGACGCGCTGGCGCTCTTCCGGCGGCTGCTGGTGGGCGAGCGGGGCGCGTACTGGACGTTTGTCGTGCACACCGGAGAGCGGACCCTCGTGGGGGCGAGCCCCGAGGTCCATGTCCGGATGTCCGGCGGGACGGTCGTGATGAACCCGATCAGCGGAACGTACCGCTATCCCGCCGAGGGGCCGACGCCCGAGGACCTGCTGGAGTTCCTGGCCGACGGCAAGGAGATCGAGGAGCTCTCGATGGTCGTCGACGAGGAGCTCAAGATGATGTGCACGGTCGGTGACATGGGCGGTGTCGTGATCGGGCCGCGGCTGAAGGAGATGGCCCACCTCGCACACACCGAGTACGAGTTGCGGGGCAAGTCGTCGCTGGATGTGCGGGAGGTACTGAAGGAGACCATGTTCGCGGCCACGGTCACCGGGTCGCCGGTGCAGAACGCCTGCCGGGTCATCGAGCGGTACGAAGTGGGCGGGCGCGGTTACTACGCGGGGGCGCTGGCTCTGATCGGGCGGGACTCCGGCGGGGCCCAGACCCTCGACTCCCCCATCCTCATCCGGACCGCCGACATCGACGGGGGCGGCCGGCTGCGGGTCCCGGTCGGCGCGACGCTCGTACGCGGGTCGGACCCGGCGAGCGAGGTCGCCGAGACACATGCGAAGGCGGCCGGGGTGCTGGCGGCGCTGGGGGTACGCCCCGGACGGCCCGGCGCCGAGAAGGTACGGGCGAGCCTCGCGGACGATCCGCGGGTGCGGGCGGCGCTGGACGGGCGGCGGGCGGCGCTGGCGCCGTTCTGGCTGCGGATGCAGGAGCGGTCGGCGGAGCTGGAGGGGCATGCGCTGGTCGTGGACGGGGAGGACACCTTCACGGCGATGCTCGCGCATCTGCTGCGCTCGTCCGGGCTTGGGGTGACCGTCCGGCGGTACGACGAGCCGGGGCTGCGGGAGGCGGTGCTCGCGCACGAGGGTCCGCTGGTGCTGGGGCCGGGGCCGGGGGATCCCTCGGACACGACGGACCCGAAGATGGCCTTCCTGCACGGTCTGACCGCGGAGGTGATCCGGTGCCACCGGCACGGCGTGCTGGGGGTCTGCCTCGGGCATGAGCTGATCGCTGCGGAGCTGGGGCTGGAGACCGTCCGGAAGGAGGTCCCCTACCAGGGCGCCCAGACGGACATCGACCTCTTCGGGCGGACCGAGACCGTCGGTTTCTACAACAGCTTCGTGGCGCGGTGCGACGACGAGGAGGCGGTGGAGCTGGCGGCCCATGGGGTCGAGGTCAGCCGCAGCGGGGCGGGCGAGGTGCACGCGCTGCGCGGGCCCGGTTTCGCCGGGGTCCAGTTCCACCCGGAATCGGTGCTGACGCTGCGCGGCACGGACGTCGTACGGGAGCTGGTGGCTCAGGTGTGTGCGGGGGCGGGGGCGGGCACGTTCTCGGAGCGGCGGCCCTCCGTGTAG
- a CDS encoding class II 3-deoxy-7-phosphoheptulonate synthase, with amino-acid sequence MTVNAKSSASAGNTWRDLPAAQQPEYPDAEALRDVIADLESYPPLVFAGECDQLRARLGAVAKGEAFLLQGGDCAEAFDAVSADHIRNKLKTLLQMGAVLTYAASVPVVKVGRIAGQYSKPRSKNTETRDGVTLPTYRGDSVNGFEFNEKARIPDPERLKRMYNASASTLNLVRAFTTGGYADLRQVHAWNQDFVKTSPSGQRYEQLAREIDQALNFMHACGADPEEFKTVEFYASHEALLLDYESALTRVDSRTGHLYDVSGHMVWIGERTRQLDGAHIEFASKIRNPIGIKLGPTTTAEDALQYIERLDPDREPGRLTFIVRMGADKVRDKLPELVEKVTASGATVAWITDPMHGNTYEAASGHKTRRFDDVLDEVKGFFEVHKGLGTHPGGIHVELTGDDVTECVGGGDEIFVDDLHQRYETACDPRLNRSQSLDLAFLVAEMYRDQ; translated from the coding sequence GTGACCGTGAACGCTAAGTCCAGCGCAAGCGCTGGCAACACCTGGCGAGACCTGCCCGCGGCGCAGCAGCCCGAGTACCCCGATGCCGAGGCTCTGCGCGATGTGATCGCGGACCTCGAGTCCTATCCGCCGCTCGTCTTCGCCGGCGAGTGCGACCAGCTGCGCGCCCGGCTGGGAGCCGTCGCCAAGGGCGAGGCGTTCCTGCTTCAGGGCGGCGACTGCGCCGAGGCCTTCGACGCCGTGTCCGCCGACCACATCCGCAACAAGCTCAAGACCCTGCTCCAGATGGGCGCCGTCCTCACGTACGCGGCGTCCGTGCCGGTCGTGAAGGTCGGCCGCATCGCCGGCCAGTACTCCAAGCCGCGCTCCAAGAACACCGAGACCCGCGACGGCGTGACCCTGCCGACCTACCGCGGCGACTCGGTCAACGGCTTCGAGTTCAACGAGAAGGCCCGCATCCCGGACCCCGAGCGCCTGAAGCGGATGTACAACGCCTCCGCCTCCACGCTCAACCTGGTGCGCGCCTTCACCACCGGCGGCTACGCCGACCTGCGCCAGGTGCACGCCTGGAACCAGGACTTCGTGAAGACCTCGCCGTCGGGGCAGCGCTACGAGCAGCTGGCGCGCGAGATCGACCAGGCGCTGAACTTCATGCACGCCTGCGGGGCCGACCCGGAGGAGTTCAAGACCGTCGAGTTCTACGCCTCCCACGAGGCGCTGCTCCTCGACTACGAATCGGCGCTGACCAGGGTCGACTCCCGCACGGGCCACCTGTACGACGTCTCCGGGCACATGGTGTGGATCGGTGAGCGCACCCGTCAGCTGGACGGCGCGCACATCGAGTTCGCCTCGAAGATCCGCAACCCGATCGGCATCAAGCTGGGCCCGACGACGACGGCCGAGGACGCGCTGCAGTACATCGAGCGTCTCGACCCGGACCGCGAGCCCGGCCGGCTGACCTTCATCGTCCGCATGGGCGCCGACAAGGTCCGCGACAAGCTCCCCGAGCTGGTCGAGAAGGTCACCGCCTCGGGCGCGACCGTCGCCTGGATCACCGACCCGATGCACGGCAACACGTACGAGGCGGCCTCCGGCCACAAGACCCGCCGCTTCGACGACGTGCTCGACGAGGTCAAGGGCTTCTTCGAGGTCCACAAGGGCCTGGGCACCCACCCGGGCGGTATCCACGTCGAGCTCACCGGTGACGACGTCACCGAGTGCGTGGGCGGCGGCGACGAGATCTTCGTCGATGATCTGCACCAGCGCTACGAGACGGCCTGCGACCCGCGGCTGAACCGCAGCCAGTCCCTTGACCTGGCGTTCCTGGTGGCGGAGATGTACCGGGACCAGTAG
- the bfr gene encoding bacterioferritin produces the protein MQGDPEVIEFLNEQLTAELTAINQYFLHAKMQENFGWTKLAKYTRHESIDEMKHAEILTDRILFLDGLPNYQRLFHVRVGQTVTEMFQADRQVEVEAIDRLKRGIEVMRTKGDITSANIFESILEDEEHHIDYLDTQLELVEKLGEALYIAQLIEQPDS, from the coding sequence ATGCAGGGCGACCCCGAGGTCATCGAATTCCTCAACGAGCAGCTGACCGCCGAACTCACCGCGATCAACCAGTACTTCCTGCACGCGAAGATGCAGGAGAACTTCGGTTGGACGAAGCTCGCGAAGTACACGCGGCACGAGTCCATCGACGAGATGAAGCACGCGGAGATCCTGACCGACCGCATCCTCTTCCTGGACGGCCTGCCGAACTACCAGCGGCTGTTCCACGTCCGCGTCGGGCAGACGGTCACGGAGATGTTCCAGGCGGACCGGCAGGTCGAGGTCGAGGCGATCGACCGGCTCAAGCGCGGTATCGAGGTGATGCGGACCAAGGGCGACATCACGTCCGCGAACATCTTCGAGTCGATCCTCGAGGACGAGGAGCACCACATCGACTATCTGGACACCCAGCTGGAGCTGGTGGAGAAGCTCGGCGAGGCGCTCTACATCGCGCAGCTCATCGAGCAGCCGGACAGCTGA
- a CDS encoding sulfite oxidase-like oxidoreductase: MGQPVGRESGEAAQSELPPGQRLQRGWPVTHYGPVPKFRPERWEFRVFGATADSEKHCWTHEEFTALPYATVVADLHCVTKFSMIGAEWGGIPARTILEIAPPAPTVTHVMVWAEYGFSSNLRLDDFASERSIFATHKDGELLTAEHGFPLRLVVPQLYAWKGPKWVRGVEYMTADRRGFWEERGYHNVGDPWREQRYSYQEEPGDGPEL, from the coding sequence ATGGGTCAGCCGGTGGGTCGTGAATCTGGAGAAGCAGCGCAGTCGGAGCTTCCGCCGGGACAGCGACTTCAGCGGGGCTGGCCGGTCACGCACTACGGGCCCGTACCGAAGTTCCGTCCCGAGCGCTGGGAGTTCAGGGTCTTCGGCGCCACCGCCGACAGCGAGAAGCACTGCTGGACCCACGAGGAGTTCACCGCCCTGCCGTACGCCACGGTCGTGGCCGATCTGCACTGCGTCACCAAGTTCAGCATGATCGGCGCGGAGTGGGGCGGCATCCCGGCCCGTACGATCCTGGAGATCGCCCCGCCGGCGCCCACCGTCACCCATGTGATGGTCTGGGCCGAGTACGGCTTCAGCTCGAATCTGCGGCTCGACGACTTCGCGTCCGAGCGCTCCATCTTCGCCACCCACAAGGACGGCGAACTGCTCACCGCGGAACACGGCTTCCCGCTGCGCCTCGTCGTGCCGCAGTTGTACGCGTGGAAGGGCCCCAAGTGGGTCCGCGGCGTCGAGTACATGACGGCCGACCGCCGCGGCTTCTGGGAGGAGCGCGGCTATCACAACGTCGGCGACCCCTGGCGCGAGCAGCGGTACTCGTACCAGGAGGAGCCCGGGGACGGCCCCGAGCTGTAG
- the pknB gene encoding Stk1 family PASTA domain-containing Ser/Thr kinase, producing the protein MDTTLQDPLVGHVLDGRYRVDARIAVGGMATVYRAVDTRLDRVLALKVMHPTLAADGTFVDRFIREAKSVARLAHPNVVQVFDQGTDGSYVYLAMEYVAGCTLRDVLRERGALQPRAALDVLEPVLAALGAAHRAGFVHRDMKPENVLIGDDGRVKVADFGLVRAVDTVTSTTGAVLGTVSYLAPEQIENDTADPRVDVYACGILLFEMLTGDRPHYGDSPATVLYKHLHEDVPQPSASVPGLAYQLDELVTTATARNPDLRPYDAVELLSQVLDARNALSADQLDAVPPQAVTTDHQNADDRTSVIPLSLSVQRPLPVNDDDAELHRTSYLPSPPPEPPRRGRGGRSMAPRRGLLAIVAAVLLALGLGAGVWYINSGQFTNVPAVLSKTEAQARKQLTDAGLDVKYVKRSFSDTVKPGRVISSDPKPGARIRDNDTVTLTVSKGPEIVRVPDLEGYSLDKAKQRLKNEGLVAGMITKGFSDDVPVGFVIRTEPGAGTERRGGSAIALTVSKGSPVDVPDVVGDDLEDARQELEDAGLTVEVASQQVTSEYEAGQVARQSPDPDTKAGGGDTVTLTVSKGPEMIEVPDVVGDSVDDAKQELEAAGFKVEEDRDLLGLFGDTVKSQSVDGGDTAPEGSTITIEIR; encoded by the coding sequence GTGGATACGACCCTTCAGGACCCGCTCGTCGGGCACGTGCTCGACGGCCGCTACCGCGTCGACGCGCGCATCGCGGTCGGCGGGATGGCCACGGTCTACCGGGCCGTGGACACCCGCCTGGACCGGGTGCTCGCGCTCAAGGTCATGCACCCGACGCTGGCGGCCGACGGCACGTTCGTCGACCGTTTCATCCGCGAGGCCAAGTCGGTGGCCAGGCTCGCCCACCCGAACGTGGTGCAGGTCTTCGACCAGGGCACGGACGGCAGTTACGTCTATCTGGCGATGGAGTACGTGGCCGGATGCACCCTGCGCGACGTGCTGCGCGAGCGCGGGGCGCTGCAGCCGCGGGCGGCGCTCGACGTCCTGGAGCCGGTCCTCGCCGCGCTCGGCGCCGCGCACCGTGCCGGGTTCGTACACCGCGACATGAAGCCGGAGAACGTCCTGATAGGGGACGACGGCCGGGTGAAGGTGGCGGACTTCGGTCTCGTACGGGCCGTGGACACGGTCACCAGCACGACGGGGGCCGTGCTCGGCACGGTGTCGTATCTCGCACCGGAGCAGATAGAGAACGACACGGCCGATCCCCGGGTCGACGTGTACGCGTGCGGCATCCTCCTCTTCGAGATGCTGACCGGCGACCGCCCGCACTACGGGGACTCGCCCGCCACCGTGCTCTACAAGCACCTCCACGAGGACGTGCCCCAGCCGTCGGCGTCCGTGCCGGGCCTGGCCTACCAGCTCGACGAGCTCGTCACGACGGCCACCGCGCGCAACCCCGACCTCCGTCCGTACGACGCCGTCGAGCTGCTCTCGCAGGTCCTGGACGCACGGAACGCGCTGAGTGCCGACCAGCTGGACGCCGTCCCGCCGCAGGCGGTCACCACGGACCACCAGAACGCGGACGACCGTACGAGCGTGATCCCGCTCTCGCTGTCGGTGCAGCGGCCGCTCCCGGTGAACGACGACGACGCCGAGCTGCACCGCACGAGCTATCTGCCGTCCCCGCCGCCCGAGCCACCGCGCCGCGGACGTGGCGGCCGCTCGATGGCGCCCCGCCGGGGCCTGCTCGCGATCGTCGCCGCGGTGCTGCTGGCCCTCGGCCTGGGCGCGGGCGTCTGGTACATCAACTCCGGCCAGTTCACCAATGTCCCGGCGGTGCTCTCGAAGACCGAGGCGCAGGCCAGGAAGCAGCTCACGGACGCCGGTCTCGACGTGAAGTACGTCAAGCGCAGCTTCAGCGACACCGTCAAGCCCGGCCGGGTCATCAGCAGCGACCCGAAGCCCGGCGCCCGGATCCGGGACAACGACACCGTGACCCTGACGGTCTCCAAGGGCCCGGAGATCGTGCGCGTGCCGGACCTGGAGGGCTACTCGCTGGACAAGGCCAAGCAACGCCTGAAGAACGAGGGCCTGGTGGCGGGCATGATCACCAAGGGCTTCAGCGACGACGTGCCCGTGGGCTTCGTGATCCGTACGGAACCGGGGGCGGGCACCGAGCGCCGCGGCGGTTCGGCGATCGCTCTCACCGTCAGCAAGGGCAGCCCGGTGGACGTGCCCGACGTCGTGGGTGACGACCTCGAGGACGCCAGGCAGGAGCTGGAGGACGCCGGCCTGACGGTCGAGGTCGCCTCCCAGCAGGTCACGTCCGAGTACGAGGCCGGTCAGGTCGCCAGGCAGTCGCCGGACCCCGACACCAAGGCGGGCGGGGGCGACACCGTCACGCTGACGGTGTCCAAGGGCCCGGAGATGATCGAGGTCCCGGACGTCGTGGGCGACAGCGTCGACGACGCGAAGCAGGAGCTGGAAGCGGCCGGCTTCAAGGTCGAGGAGGACCGCGATCTGCTCGGCCTCTTCGGCGACACGGTCAAGAGCCAGTCGGTGGACGGCGGCGACACGGCCCCCGAGGGATCGACGATCACGATCGAGATCCGCTGA
- a CDS encoding deoxyribonuclease IV: protein MSTQQSRNPVGGHVPVAGGLASVGLSYARELAAETVQVFVANPRGWATPPGNPLQDDEFRAACAAESIPAYVHAPYLINFGSHTEATVEKSVESLRHSLRRGRAIGALGVVVHTGSATGGRERSVALRQVREHLLPLLDELTHEDDPFLLLESTAGQGSSLCSRTWDFGPYFEALDSHPKLGVCLDTCHIFAAGHDLTGPSGMHQTLDLLVDTVGEGRLKLIHANDSKDVAGAHKDRHENIGAGHIGEDPFRALMTHPATEGVPLIIETPGGKEGHAADVERLKKLRDG, encoded by the coding sequence GTGAGCACACAGCAGTCCCGCAACCCCGTCGGCGGCCATGTCCCCGTCGCCGGAGGCCTCGCCTCCGTCGGCCTCTCGTACGCGCGCGAGCTGGCCGCCGAGACCGTCCAGGTCTTCGTCGCCAACCCGCGCGGCTGGGCGACTCCGCCCGGAAACCCCCTCCAGGACGACGAGTTCCGCGCGGCCTGCGCCGCCGAGTCGATCCCCGCGTACGTCCACGCGCCCTATCTGATCAACTTCGGCTCGCACACCGAGGCGACCGTGGAGAAGTCGGTGGAATCGCTGCGGCACTCGCTGCGGCGCGGGCGGGCCATCGGGGCGCTGGGCGTCGTCGTGCACACAGGGTCTGCGACCGGCGGCCGGGAACGCTCGGTCGCGCTGAGGCAGGTCCGCGAGCACCTGCTGCCGCTGCTCGACGAGCTGACCCACGAGGACGACCCGTTCCTGCTGCTGGAGTCGACCGCCGGACAGGGCTCTTCGCTCTGCTCACGGACCTGGGACTTCGGGCCGTACTTCGAGGCGCTGGACTCCCATCCGAAGCTGGGCGTCTGCCTGGACACCTGCCACATCTTCGCGGCGGGCCACGACCTCACCGGGCCCAGCGGGATGCACCAGACGCTCGACCTGCTGGTGGACACGGTCGGCGAGGGCCGGCTGAAGCTGATCCACGCCAACGACTCCAAGGACGTGGCCGGCGCCCACAAGGACCGCCACGAGAACATCGGCGCCGGGCACATCGGCGAGGACCCGTTCCGTGCGCTGATGACCCACCCGGCCACCGAGGGCGTACCGCTGATCATCGAGACGCCCGGCGGCAAGGAGGGGCACGCGGCGGACGTGGAGCGGCTGAAGAAGCTCCGGGACGGCTGA
- a CDS encoding response regulator, producing the protein MSDGQGGPIRVMVVDDHPMWRDAVARDLAESGFDVVATAGDGEQAVRRAQAAAPDVLVLDLNLPAKPGVQVCKELVGVNPALRVLVLSASGEHADVLEAVKSGATGYLLKSASTDELIDAVRRTAVGDPVFTPGLAGLVLGEYRRLASDPGPATGGDGPKAPQLTDRETEVLRLVAKGLSYKQIAERLVISHRTVQNHVQNTLGKLQLHNRVELVRYAIERGLDDA; encoded by the coding sequence ATGAGTGACGGACAGGGCGGCCCGATCAGGGTCATGGTGGTGGACGACCACCCCATGTGGCGCGACGCGGTCGCGCGCGACCTGGCCGAGTCCGGGTTCGACGTGGTCGCCACGGCGGGCGACGGCGAACAGGCGGTGCGCCGCGCACAGGCCGCCGCCCCCGACGTCCTCGTGCTCGACCTGAACCTGCCGGCCAAGCCCGGTGTGCAGGTCTGCAAGGAGCTGGTCGGGGTCAATCCCGCCCTGCGGGTCCTGGTCCTCTCGGCGAGCGGCGAGCACGCGGACGTCCTGGAGGCGGTCAAGTCTGGGGCCACCGGCTATCTGCTCAAGTCGGCGTCCACGGACGAGCTGATCGACGCGGTGCGCCGCACGGCCGTCGGGGACCCCGTCTTCACGCCCGGGCTCGCGGGCCTGGTCCTCGGCGAGTACCGCAGGCTCGCCTCCGACCCCGGACCCGCCACGGGTGGCGACGGGCCCAAGGCTCCACAGCTCACCGACCGCGAGACCGAGGTGCTCCGACTGGTCGCCAAGGGCCTGAGCTACAAGCAGATCGCCGAGCGTCTGGTGATCTCCCACCGCACGGTCCAGAACCATGTGCAGAACACCCTCGGGAAGCTCCAACTCCACAACCGTGTGGAGCTGGTGCGTTATGCCATAGAGCGGGGCCTCGACGACGCGTAA
- a CDS encoding (2Fe-2S)-binding protein encodes MNRVYVCNCFGVTEAQVKKHAEGGACTPRQIASACKAGTDCGSCVRRIQALLGRGECPRRELADQGMPVLSEVEALEEAA; translated from the coding sequence GTGAACCGCGTGTACGTCTGCAACTGCTTCGGGGTGACCGAGGCGCAGGTGAAGAAGCACGCGGAGGGCGGTGCCTGCACCCCGCGGCAGATAGCGTCGGCCTGCAAGGCGGGCACCGACTGCGGCTCATGCGTACGACGCATTCAGGCACTGCTGGGCAGGGGCGAGTGCCCCCGGCGTGAGCTGGCCGACCAGGGCATGCCCGTGCTCTCCGAAGTGGAAGCGCTGGAAGAGGCCGCTTAG